The Oncorhynchus masou masou isolate Uvic2021 chromosome 13, UVic_Omas_1.1, whole genome shotgun sequence genomic interval cttcccacaatgaaAGCCGTGACATACAGCTTGTTTGTATCAAACTGCACAGACAAGGGCTGCGTTTCAAACACGTAAAAGACACATCCTCCTTCACTTACTCTCGCCTTacgcccttgggggaatcccagCGGCCATATTTGTCGTCGGTCCAAAcaattagccaagcaagggaagttggcaacgtaagcccctcagccctcgtttGTGATCGAGTGTACAATTCTGTTCACTCTGGGGCCTGAAACACCCCATAACTCAATTTGTGATGATTGTATtacatccgctaagaaaagtcAGACAAAATTTAAAACCAACATCATTatggagaagtcaacatacaagtgtaagtaaaaacgaATGTAAATAAGTTATGCCACTAATGCATATGACGGCACAAACATGTATCGTAAAAGTAaggatgtttttgtttggttagcttttggaaaCATTAGATAATGTCAGGGAAAGTTGCATGCACTATCATTTCTGATTTACCAGATATTGTCGAATGGCTAGTACTCGATGTCTGCGGATGCATTGTCTTCCAGCCAATATATGAAATAcaatcataattgactgtagcgtatataaaacacacacagcagCTTTGGGTGGTTCCATGATGACTGAAAACACAACCGTGGGACGAACGAGTGACGAATCTCCGGGCAATGAATTTATTCCTCCCTCACCCATTGCCTTGCAAGTGTCAATTCATCATACTTCATGATACGTCTTCTGAactgtccacttaatttgaggccTGATGGGAGAGGGTGTGTCTTTTACTTGTTTGGAACATAGCCAAGTAGGGAATTCAAGAAGTGATGTTTCTGTGGATGCTCCAGAAGACCTTATCACACCATCGTAATGAACTCAATTCAGTGAGGTGAACTGCTACGGGACAAAAAGTATATATTTGTCAAGCAACCTCTTGATTTGACTTCCAAATGCAGTATCTGAGACCTGCATTTATAGTATTGACTGATGACCTATTTAGCTATCACTACATCACTGTTTCTTGACTAGACAAATATTTCCATgcgccctcttcctctctctctagaacacatgcacgctcacacacatgtacacacgtgCATTCAGGCATTcttactctcgctctctgtctatcaccaacacacacagagacacacacacacacacacacacacacacacacacacacacacacacacacacacacacacacacacacacacacacacacacacccacattcaTACGCATTCACACTACCTCATGAAAAAAGGAAGTTGTAGAGAATATAGAGAACATGCTTTAATCTAACCAGGCGGTCCAGCTGACATACTGTATCTTTGGAACAGAAAAAAGGGTAAGAGATATAGTCATAACATTCTCTATTACATAGTGATAACTTAATAATTCTGCAACAAATGAGTGAAAGATTTTTTTAAGTAACAGCTTAAGAGAGCAATAGTGGAGCGATGCAGATGAGCATATCTATTTCCCTGTCAGTTAAGTATTTTACATATCACGGTAGTACCACTTTCATGCATAAGCATGAATAAACGATGTATAGTTTACATTCTATTCATAAATGAGTATTTTCAAATGTATACTATTACTTATAAGCATTTATAATGATTTATTGATGACTACTACAAAGCTTATCCAAGATCATTAATTAATTGCTGGAGATGACAAAGATGTTGTAAGGAACTGAGGCAGAAGAACGTTGATATTCGGGGATCTGTATAACAGATAGATAGGAGGGTTGTTCCACGAATAGAGAGACATTtgtgtccctttgatattttaattCATTTGAACATAGGCCACATGGAAAAttcaataaatatatatatttgtatatgaataatgacttgctaaagtgccaaaatGTATCATTTTGACATGCCCCTCTGTGCATCCTCtatgacttctaggaagatttttaACCACTTAACACCAGACCTTTTCCAGGGTTTTCACCAttattgtaaagccctagttgtgttattgctttgacaaagtcatttctgaagtTTATTATGTAATTCATGTGATTagatgaatcactaatcacataaAAATAAATATTCTTAAGAATCCTGTCCCTCAATTTAAGGTCAACCTTGTTACGTGAACTGGCCTCCCTTTTTAATATGGTGCAacttttaaaaataaaaagctgGATCTACTCTTTTCAGCcattttgtggtggaaaactgagcacgtaacacatcaaccctgtcacCCATAGATAGACGGGCAAGAAATGTTTTAATGATTCAATTTTGGGAGGAATGGACAGCTATTTCAATACATCCTCTGTACAGACCATGAACTACACTGTGGGAAATGGTTCTGGGTCGGCCTCTTGCGGCTTGATGGAGATCTCCGCCCACCCATTCTTCACCGTAACCTACTCCCTGGTCTTCCTGGTGGGTGTGGTTCTCAACGGCTTCACGGTGCAGGTCTACTTCTGCCGAGCCCAGCGCCACCAATCCAGCGTGACAGTATATATGCAGAACCTGGCCGCAGCAGACTTCTTCCTCAGCCTGTGTCTGCCTCTCCGCATTGCCAACTACGCCACCCACAACTCGACCATCATGCGCCACGTGTACTGCAACTTTGGAGCCACGGCCTTCTACCTCAACATGTACGCCAGCATCCTCTTCATGGACTACATCGCAGCCAACAGGTATTTATTGATAACTGACAAGTCCATGTCTGTCAGCCTGTATGCCATGGATTTGGTTGTTCTGTCTGATAGCACAGGCAAGAGGTTCTATAAAGAGGGAAATAGCAGTGGAATAAATTCATGAGAATGCCCCTGCTAGCCAGCATAAATGGTCGAGACATTTTCCCATTGTTTCCAACAGATAATGTAGGTGTTGTGTATATATAATCTTTATCCATTTAATTATTTTGGGACTGTAAAGAGAAAAGGCCAGCTGACCCTATCAAATTCCTTTCCCATGTCCAGTGACACAACTACAGCAATCTTGTTTGATTTGGATATGTGAATCAAGTTGAATAGTATTCTTGTGATGCTGCGTAAGTGTCGTCAGTGCTAGCTACCcttcaaatgtttatttttttgttgttgcaaattTCACCTTCAAAAGGTGCACATTTCACTGACACCATTCAGGTTGGCAGCCATGTTCATGAATACAACATCAATAAGACTCAGTAATGAGTCAGTTCTCAATTCCTCTTACCCCTGCTATGCCATCCTACTGCCTACAGGTACATGAAGATCGTCCGTCCTCTGGAGACCCACACCCTGCAAACGGTGCGCGCTGCCCACTACATCTCCATGGCAACCTGGGTCGCCCTTCTGGCCTCATCATCTGCGTACCTGACCGTATCCCTCCTCACCACTTGGGGTGCAGATCTCATCCCCGGTACCATAGGCTGTGACTCCCTCCACAGCACCCAGCTTCTACTGCTCTACAAGATAATCCACAGTTTCTCGGCCGCCATCTTCCTCTTTGTTCTGTTTTCCCTCGTCTTCTTCTACTGGGGCACCATCCTCAGGCTGCGACAGGCGCAGCTGAACCAGCAGAGACATCCTTCCTGTGGATCCGGAAGGAACCTCAGCCGCTCCAAGAGAAACATGCTAGTACTGGTCACTGTGTTCTGCGTGTGCTTTGTGCCGTACCACCTGGTGCGCCTGCCCTACGCCTTCCTCCGGCCCTTCTTGCACAGGTGTTACTGGCATCAGGCCTTCTACTACATGAAGGAGCTGACAGTGCTGCTGTCAGTCCTCAATGCCTGCCTGGACCCACTCATCTACTTCATCTTCTGTAAGACCTTCAGGGCCCAGCTGGGCATGCAGAGGTGTCTCAGTATGACAATGGCACAGCCAGACAGTACAGCCCCACCGCCAGGAGCTGGGAGAATTAGCCAGGGGAACCTAACCACCCTGCCATGCACTCAGACAAGGGCGTCGTTCAGCATGTCGAGACGGGCCAGTGTAATTTAGGACACACCGCACTGCCCTCCTCTGGTACATTTTCTATCTACTAGAAATTATTTGAACTTTGTATTGGGGAAAAAAAGATAAACTGCCTAGAATGTCAATACTTCTTTTGGAGGCTGAAATGTGCTAATTTGATGTCTCTACTCAATACAGAATATGACATGGGTTACCTATGGGCATCCTTTGGTCTAGATAGAACATACATTTGCCTATTTGCCTTGTACTGCTATTTTGCCCTGCTGAGAGCCGAGACCTCAGACTTAAATTTTCCTGATAAACTCAGACGACAGCTTGACCTGACTGGCTATATGTAACCTGTGGTTTACCTTAGTGATTTAGATGGAGAAATATATTGTTTGGCTTTGtttctgtccccaacctctctaTTCAACCGACCTGCACACACACTCTTAATAAATGGCTCTAGCATTGTTGTTGACAAAAGTACAGTATTAATCATTGTGcgttcaatcaatcaaatcatgGCAACACGTACAGCCAGATAAAACACCAAGGTTAGTGTCTGTGCACTTTGTGTCTTATGTATTTGTATCAAGCTCCAATAAATGATACACATTAGAAATGAGTACCTGTCATCATTTCCATGTGTGATCAAAAGCACAGATGAGGGAACAGAAATGACACTTCTCTATTGAGCACATCTTATTTCTGGTCATCAGTTCCTGTAGCAGATACAGACCGCCGAAACCCACCACAGAATTTCATGTCCTCAAAATGTAAAACCTTAAAAGCATAACATAATATAGCTAAAAGctttttgtttttgtgtggtATGAGGAAGGCTTTTACAAGAGGAAGTCCAACATACAGAATGCCAAAACAATATTGTAGCAAATAAACCTAAAAATAAAATATGCAATTAAAGTGCATCCTCTTTTAAAGTGTTAGATTACACCTCAGTTTCTAATGCTAAATAGACGTGTCAAATAGGACATTTCAACAAAAAATAGGATTATTTCAATCTACTGTACAAATGGTGAGATACTGTCAAGCAAACGTAATTCTTGGGTATAGTGGGataaaaacaattttttttaaatggttagATTGTTTACAAATTGGTGAGATTCAGAATGGAAATCTTTTTCTAGCTTCCTTTTACCGGTCACTGACTGTCTAGGATGTGTCGTCTGGGTGTATACGCTAAAGAAGTTGAACATGAAACTCATAGTGTTCACCACTTCCTGTACTCTCATTTTAAACAGACAGTGACTTCGGTGATTCAGCTGAAAACCAACAAACAGACACAACGGAGGAGTGACATTTAGAGTAAGGttctcattatttattttttaaacaaggttAATAGGTGTTGTTCTAAGATCACTGCAGTACACTTATTTATGTTTTGCTGGCTGGTATGACCTAACCACATGCTGATTTTTTTGTCAGTCAAAGGTACATGTTGTGTTAGACTATCTACTCCCCAATTGATGATGACGCTTCCCACAAACTCCACCGATGACACCCTCCCTCAGTGCGTTGTCAATGACCAGATGGAGCCTTTCAGCGTGCTCTACATCCTGGTCTTTCTCATCAGCATGGCTGCCAACCTGGTGGCTCTGTGGGTGTTCATACACAGCTACAATGACAAGAAGAGCATCAATGTCTACCTGGTCAATCTCCTGACCGCTGACCTCCTGCTCACCCTGGCCCTGCCCTTCAAGGTGGCCAAAGACCTGGGTGTGGCGCCCTGGGGCTTCATGGTCTTCCACTGCCAGGTGAGCGCCGTGGTAGTCTACATCAGCATGTATGTGTCCATCTTCTTCCTCACCTTCGTCAGCATTGACTGCTACATGCAGATCAGGTATTATTATGGTTTTGAAAATGTCTTTTGAACTTATTTTAATGTTGTACTATTGTTAATTATTGTGTAAGGATTATTAGCATTTTTTTGGTTAAATGTTTTGCTAGAATTAGAGGCACTTTAAacagtgattgattgatttattgattgattgaccagCCAGAGCTCCAGAATGTTCCGTATACAAGAAGTGGGCTTCGCCAGGCTGATGTCAGTGACGGTGTGGCTACTTGTGCTCCTCATCATGGTGCCCAACATGGCCCTGCCCATCCAGGACGTCCCAGAGAGGAAGTTCCTGAGCTGCTCCAAGCTGAAGCAGGAGGTGGGACTCCACTGGCACGGCCTCGCAGTCTTCATCTGTACCATCCTGTTCCTCAACGCGTCCACGGCTGTCCTCGTCTCCAACGGTCTGGTGCTAAAGAGGTTGCTGGCGAGCAGGAATGACCCTGAACAGTGGCGCCATGCTCGCCGTGCAACCGTCAATGTTACAGTGGTGACGGCAGCGTACGTGGTGTGCTTCGTGCCATACCACGTGGTACGGACTCCCTATACGCTAGCCCAGACCGAGGTCATCACTCCAGACTGCCAGACCAAGAGGCACCTCTTCCTGGCCAAGGAGTCCACATTACTGCTGGTGGTGCTGCATCTCTGCCTGGACCCCGTGATCTACTACTACTTCTCCAAGGCATTCAGACAGAGGGTCAGGGAGGTGTTCAGGAGTAGGAGGAGCAGGCGGGATTCGAACACCAACCCAAGCCAGTGAAGACTTGAAGCTACAGCCAATAACTGCcaaggagtaggagagagagagagggggtgacagagATAAAGAAACAGAGAATGACCGCCGTATGAAAAACATTTTACAAACCACTTTACAATAgagtagcctataggcctagacAAAAATTATTCTTCGCTGTGAGGTGTTTTATGCAGTCCCATGATGTTGTGATGTGATGATTGTATTGTTTTACATTTCATTGTTGCATGATCACACTGAATTAAAGTAACAGATGATTGCTTCTGTTTTCTCTAAATTCCTGCATTTCAACACATTTTGACATAGTGCAGAGAAAAATGTCTAGTTTTATAATggtattctacacattttgtcattagATTAAGAGAAAATGTTtccgttttaaagctaatttcctgcaattctacactttTTTGTTATGGGGCAGGATCCCACCCCCTAAGTTTTATAGCTCATCTCATGCTTTTGTTCATATTTTGCTAGCACACGGTGTCCCtgactagcaagctagctagttagctaacacaCAATGTCCCTCTAGCCTCTCACCTGCTGTGCTAGCGGGAGGCGGGGGCAaccggtagacagtgtccttctcCCACGCCTGTCTGGCATGATTTTCTCCAGTATGCAGCAGACGGGAGGTGTGGGTGACACCGTGTACTAACTAACTAAAAGTAGCACAAAGtgttgctaactagctagctagacccaccctagctagttagttagctagcacaTGGTGTCGCCCCAGCCtccggtagacagtgtccttcgcCACCTGTTTTCCCGCAGTTCTGTTAATAAAGGTGGGGACAGGTGTTTGGCAGGTGGGAGCGAATGACAGTCTACTGGTTAAtacttttatttcccttttgACCTGCATTCAAAAGTGTTACAAGCATGAA includes:
- the gpr171 gene encoding P2Y purinoceptor 14 isoform X2 yields the protein MNYTVGNGSGSASCGLMEISAHPFFTVTYSLVFLVGVVLNGFTVQVYFCRAQRHQSSVTVYMQNLAAADFFLSLCLPLRIANYATHNSTIMRHVYCNFGATAFYLNMYASILFMDYIAANRYMKIVRPLETHTLQTVRAAHYISMATWVALLASSSAYLTVSLLTTWGADLIPGTIGCDSLHSTQLLLLYKIIHSFSAAIFLFVLFSLVFFYWGTILRLRQAQLNQQRHPSCGSGRNLSRSKRNMLVLVTVFCVCFVPYHLVRLPYAFLRPFLHRCYWHQAFYYMKELTVLLSVLNACLDPLIYFIFCKTFRAQLGMQRCLSMTMAQPDSTAPPPGAGRISQGNLTTLPCTQTRASFSMSRRASVI
- the gpr171 gene encoding P2Y purinoceptor 14 isoform X1; its protein translation is MDSYFNTSSVQTMNYTVGNGSGSASCGLMEISAHPFFTVTYSLVFLVGVVLNGFTVQVYFCRAQRHQSSVTVYMQNLAAADFFLSLCLPLRIANYATHNSTIMRHVYCNFGATAFYLNMYASILFMDYIAANRYMKIVRPLETHTLQTVRAAHYISMATWVALLASSSAYLTVSLLTTWGADLIPGTIGCDSLHSTQLLLLYKIIHSFSAAIFLFVLFSLVFFYWGTILRLRQAQLNQQRHPSCGSGRNLSRSKRNMLVLVTVFCVCFVPYHLVRLPYAFLRPFLHRCYWHQAFYYMKELTVLLSVLNACLDPLIYFIFCKTFRAQLGMQRCLSMTMAQPDSTAPPPGAGRISQGNLTTLPCTQTRASFSMSRRASVI
- the gpr171 gene encoding G-protein coupled receptor 171 isoform X4, whose amino-acid sequence is MMTLPTNSTDDTLPQCVVNDQMEPFSVLYILVFLISMAANLVALWVFIHSYNDKKSINVYLVNLLTADLLLTLALPFKVAKDLGVAPWGFMVFHCQSSRMFRIQEVGFARLMSVTVWLLVLLIMVPNMALPIQDVPERKFLSCSKLKQEVGLHWHGLAVFICTILFLNASTAVLVSNGLVLKRLLASRNDPEQWRHARRATVNVTVVTAAYVVCFVPYHVVRTPYTLAQTEVITPDCQTKRHLFLAKESTLLLVVLHLCLDPVIYYYFSKAFRQRVREVFRSRRSRRDSNTNPSQ
- the gpr171 gene encoding G-protein coupled receptor 171 isoform X3 — its product is MMTLPTNSTDDTLPQCVVNDQMEPFSVLYILVFLISMAANLVALWVFIHSYNDKKSINVYLVNLLTADLLLTLALPFKVAKDLGVAPWGFMVFHCQVSAVVVYISMYVSIFFLTFVSIDCYMQISQSSRMFRIQEVGFARLMSVTVWLLVLLIMVPNMALPIQDVPERKFLSCSKLKQEVGLHWHGLAVFICTILFLNASTAVLVSNGLVLKRLLASRNDPEQWRHARRATVNVTVVTAAYVVCFVPYHVVRTPYTLAQTEVITPDCQTKRHLFLAKESTLLLVVLHLCLDPVIYYYFSKAFRQRVREVFRSRRSRRDSNTNPSQ